A genomic segment from Deinococcus sp. YIM 77859 encodes:
- the otsB gene encoding trehalose-phosphatase, which translates to MSVPPDLLALRERSLLVLADYDGTLAPIVPRPEEAWPQPGAREALEALLTGGRHRVAIVTGRLAEQVHAFLGLPALPVVGLHGMEWPGEEMTPADPAALRALAAQLPAVPGLRAENKGWTLAVHSREVPEDRQPEVEAQLAAITLPPGWEAIAGKKVREFRPAGFGKGRAAERLAQRHPGLLPVFLGDDVTDEEGFVRLRALGGVTVKVGEGATAAEYRVAGPAEVVALLRAWATPNLS; encoded by the coding sequence ATGAGCGTTCCGCCCGACCTGCTGGCCCTGCGCGAGCGGTCCTTGCTCGTCCTGGCCGACTATGACGGCACCCTGGCCCCCATCGTCCCCCGCCCGGAGGAGGCCTGGCCGCAACCCGGCGCGCGCGAGGCGCTGGAAGCCCTCCTGACGGGGGGTCGGCACCGCGTTGCCATCGTCACTGGGCGCCTGGCCGAGCAGGTCCACGCCTTTCTGGGGCTCCCCGCGCTGCCCGTCGTCGGCCTGCACGGGATGGAATGGCCCGGTGAGGAGATGACGCCCGCTGACCCTGCGGCCCTGCGCGCGCTCGCCGCGCAACTGCCCGCGGTGCCCGGCCTGCGGGCCGAGAACAAGGGCTGGACCCTGGCCGTTCACTCCCGCGAGGTGCCCGAGGACCGGCAGCCCGAGGTGGAGGCTCAGCTGGCCGCCATCACCCTTCCGCCCGGCTGGGAGGCGATTGCCGGGAAGAAGGTCCGTGAGTTCCGCCCCGCCGGTTTTGGCAAGGGCCGCGCGGCCGAGCGTCTGGCACAGCGGCACCCTGGCCTCCTGCCCGTCTTTCTGGGTGACGACGTGACCGATGAGGAAGGCTTTGTGCGCCTGCGGGCCTTGGGCGGCGTAACGGTCAAGGTGGGGGAGGGCGCGACAGCCGCTGAGTACCGAGTGGCGGGCCCAGCGGAGGTGGTGGCGCTGCTGCGGGCCTGGGCGACGCCCAACCTGTCCTAA
- the purF gene encoding amidophosphoribosyltransferase, translated as MIFDPATDKPQDECGVFGLYSPQPNDLAWLTYLGLFALQHRGQEAAGMCVSDGDKFHVDKDLGLVTQVFDERRLDGLRLPNARVSIGHVRYSTTGSNLRFNAQPLTTRTNKGILGLAHNGNFVNAREVRNTMLMEGALFQTTNDSEVMLNLIAREAHLDLIEATAAAMRKLRGGYACVLMSRHQLLGFRDPHGVRPLVIGQREDGAWVLASEPCALYAVGARLLRDVQPGELVWFDREGLHSLMVEPQHPTPCSFEWIYFARSDGALDGVDIHESRIRMGMQLAREKPVDADIVVPVPDSGIGAAIGYARESGIVFDYGLYKNPYAGRTFIAPTQEARELKVKMKLSPTSAVRGKRVVLIDDSIVRGTTSRQIVNLLREAGATEVHFRVSSPPITHPCFYGIDTAARKELVASTHTVEEIRELIGADTLAFISERGLREAIGGPGLCSACFTGDYPAGTPLLSDVDKLALEV; from the coding sequence ATGATCTTCGATCCAGCCACCGACAAGCCGCAGGACGAGTGCGGGGTGTTTGGCCTGTACTCGCCGCAGCCCAACGACCTGGCGTGGCTGACGTACCTGGGCCTTTTCGCCCTCCAGCACCGCGGGCAGGAGGCGGCGGGCATGTGCGTCTCCGACGGAGACAAATTCCATGTGGACAAGGATCTGGGCCTGGTCACGCAGGTCTTTGATGAGCGGCGGCTCGACGGCCTGCGCCTCCCGAACGCCCGCGTCAGCATCGGCCACGTGCGCTACTCCACCACCGGCTCCAACCTGCGCTTCAATGCCCAGCCCCTCACCACCCGCACGAACAAGGGCATTCTGGGCCTGGCGCACAACGGCAACTTCGTGAATGCCCGCGAGGTGCGAAACACGATGCTGATGGAAGGGGCCCTCTTTCAGACCACCAATGACAGCGAAGTGATGCTTAACCTCATCGCGCGCGAGGCCCACCTGGACCTTATCGAGGCCACGGCTGCCGCGATGAGGAAACTCCGGGGCGGCTACGCCTGCGTGCTGATGAGTCGCCATCAGCTCCTCGGCTTCCGCGACCCGCACGGCGTCCGGCCCCTGGTGATCGGGCAGCGGGAGGACGGCGCCTGGGTGCTGGCCTCCGAGCCCTGCGCCCTGTACGCGGTCGGCGCCCGCCTCCTCCGCGACGTGCAGCCCGGCGAACTCGTGTGGTTCGATCGGGAGGGGCTGCACTCGCTGATGGTGGAACCGCAACACCCCACCCCCTGCTCCTTCGAGTGGATCTACTTCGCCCGCAGTGACGGCGCGCTGGACGGCGTGGACATCCACGAGAGCCGCATTCGGATGGGGATGCAGCTTGCCCGCGAGAAGCCGGTGGACGCTGACATCGTGGTGCCGGTTCCCGATTCCGGCATCGGCGCAGCCATCGGCTACGCCCGCGAAAGCGGCATTGTGTTCGACTACGGCCTGTACAAGAACCCCTACGCGGGCCGCACCTTTATCGCCCCCACCCAGGAGGCGCGCGAGCTCAAGGTCAAGATGAAGCTCTCGCCCACGAGTGCCGTGCGCGGCAAGCGCGTCGTGCTGATCGATGACTCCATCGTGCGCGGCACCACCAGCCGCCAGATCGTGAACCTGCTGCGCGAGGCGGGCGCCACCGAAGTTCACTTTCGGGTGTCTAGCCCGCCCATCACGCACCCGTGCTTCTACGGCATCGACACCGCTGCCCGCAAGGAGCTCGTCGCGAGCACGCACACGGTCGAGGAAATCCGCGAGCTGATCGGCGCGGACACCCTCGCCTTTATCAGCGAGCGCGGCCTGCGCGAGGCGATCGGCGGTCCCGGCCTGTGCTCGGCGTGCTTCACCGGGGACTACCCGGCGGGAACGCCGCTGCTGAGCGACGTGGACAAGCTCGCGCTGGAAGTCTAA